A portion of the Agelaius phoeniceus isolate bAgePho1 chromosome 29, bAgePho1.hap1, whole genome shotgun sequence genome contains these proteins:
- the FEM1A gene encoding protein fem-1 homolog A, with product MDLRTAVYNAARDGKLKLLQKLLGSRSREELEALTAGPGGGGGPGAGSTPLLIAARHGHLEVVEYLLDHCGARVEEGGSVSFDGETIEGAPPLWAASAAGHLGVVRSLLDHGASVNQTTLTNSTPLRAACFDGHLEIVRYLVGERGADLEVANRHGHTCLMISCYKGHREIARYLLEKGADVNRRSVKGNTALHDCAESGSLEILQLLLRSKARMEKDGYGMTPLLAASVTGHTNIVEYLIQGGLQQDEAAGGQSGSCASGGSHQRGCSEEGCEGCGASASSQDEVPNVFCTREAAVEALELLGATFVDKKRDLLGAHKYWRRAMELRCEGGKYLPKPEPRQLVLAYDYSREVSSLEELEALITDPDEMRMQALLIRERILGPSHPDTSYYIRYRGAVYADSGNFERCINLWKYALDMQQGNLEPLSPMTASSFLSFAELYSYVLQDRSKGTLATHLGFSDLIGVLSKGVREVERALVHGKDPVADSAQFTKTLAIILHLVFLLEKVECTPEQEHQKRQTIYRLLKCSPRAKNGFTLLHMAVDKDTTTVGRYPVGKFPSLHVVNLLLECGADPDSRDYDNNTPLHVAARNNCPLIMSALMEAGAHMDATNAFKQTAYELLDEKLLTKSTMQPFNYITLQCLAARALDKHKIPYKGFIPEELEAFIELH from the coding sequence ATGGACCTGCGCACGGCCGTGTACAATGCGGCCCGCGACGGGAagctgaagctgctgcagaagctgctgggCAGCCGCAGCcgggaggagctggaggcactgacggcggggcccggcggcgGAGGCGGCCCCGGGGCCGGCAGCACCCCGCTGCTGATCGCGGCCCGGCACGGGCACCTGGAGGTGGTGGAGTACCTGCTGGATCACTGCGGGGCCCGCGTGGAGGAGGGCGGCTCCGTCAGCTTCGACGGTGAGACCATCGAGGGGGCCCCGCCGCTGTGGGCGGCCTCGGCTGCGGGGCACCTGGGCGTGGTGCGGAGCCTGCTGGACCACGGCGCCTCGGTGAACCAGACCACGCTGACCAACTCCACCCCCCTGCGGGCCGCCTGCTTCGATGGGCACCTGGAGATCGTGCGGTACCTGGTGGGCGAACGCGGGGCCGACCTGGAGGTGGCCAACCGGCACGGCCACACGTGCTTGATGATTTCCTGCTACAAAGGGCACCGCGAGATCGCCCGGTACTTGCTGGAGAAAGGGGCCGATGTGAACCGGCGCAGCGTGAAGGGAAACACGGCCTTGCACGACTGCGCCGAGTCGGGCAGCCTGgagatcctgcagctgctgctccgcTCCAAGGCCCGCATGGAGAAGGACGGCTATGGCATGACTCCTCTGCTCGCCGCCAGCGTCACCGGCCACACCAACATCGTGGAGTACCTGATCCAgggggggctgcagcaggacgAGGCTGCGGGGGGCCAGAGTGGGAGCTGCGCCTCAGGTGGGAGCCatcagaggggctgcagtgAAGAGGGCTGTGAGGGCTGCGGTGCTTCGGCTTCCAGTCAGGACGAGGTCCCGAACGTGTTCTGCACTCGAGAGGCTGCCGTGGAagcgctggagctgctgggtgccaCGTTTGTGGACAAGAAACGAGACCTGTTGGGAGCCCACAAATACTGGCGCAGGGCGATGGAGCTGCGCTGCGAGGGCGGGAAGTACCTGCCTAAGCCCGAGCCCCGACAGCTGGTGCTGGCCTACGACTACTCGCGGGAGGTGAGCtctctggaggagctggaagccCTGATCACCGACCCCGACGAGATGCGCATGCAGGCGCTGCTGATCCGGGAGCGCATCCTGGGCCCTTCCCACCCCGACACCTCCTACTACATCCGATACCGTGGCGCCGTCTACGCCGACTCGGGCAACTTCGAGCGTTGCATTAACCTGTGGAAGTACGCCCTGGACATGCAGCAAGGCAACctggagcccctcagccccatgaCTGCCAGCagtttcctttcctttgctgaGCTTTACTCCTACGTGCTCCAGGACCGTTCCAAAGGCACTTTAGCCACCCACCTGGGCTTCTCCGACCTCATCGGGGTGCTGAGCAAGGGGGTCCGGGAGGTGGAGAGGGCCCTGGTGCACGGCAAGGACCCCGTGGCCGACTCGGCGCAGTTCACCAAGACCTTGGCCATCATCCTGCACCTGGTTTTCCTGCTGGAGAAGGTGGAGTGCACCCCGGAGCAGGAGCACCAGAAGCGCCAGACCATCTACCGCCTGCTCAAGTGCAGCCCCCGCGCCAAGAACGGCTTCACCCTCCTGCACATGGCCGTGGACAAGGACACCACGACGGTGGGGCGGTACCCCGTGGGCAAATTCCCATCCCTGCACGTGGTGAACTTGCTGCTGGAGTGCGGGGCGGACCCGGACAGCCGGGACTATGACAACAACACCCCCCTGCACGTGGCCGCCCGCAACAACTGCCCGCTGATCATGAGCGCCCTGATGGAGGCCGGGGCGCACATGGACGCTACCAACGCCTTCAAGCAGACGGCCTACGAGCTGCTGGACGAGAAGCTGCTCACCAAGAGCACCATGCAGCCCTTCAACTACATCACCCTCCAGTGCCTTGCTGCTCGCGCCCTGGACAAGCACAAGATTCCCTACAAGGGATTCATCCCCGAGGAGCTGGAAGCCTTCATTGAGCTGCACTAG
- the TICAM1 gene encoding TIR domain-containing adapter molecule 1, with the protein MAQSAELQPSFEDVFNILSQAPAEKLLSLKLKLKHLIPGPCSKLLQAMVLLTLGQETDARICLDALRDNRAAQYIQQIKLGPAGVQEDGEDLQPPQLDAGAVAMLAQVYTVLAQEQLCSPEARDKACHASKDTQRGTLDNIPAKERDKERSAASGGSGDSFGTLRSHEDAGFPHTASSHCMLRSSPVEIRGSSDLSGPRTLCSVGSSSLSSCLEISASPTVAFHTQPSVSECVPWPSRAAHPNGDTESHDPQESSWASTPSSAPGQGTAAQEPQPEKVLQVSPCHPTHLPIPETPLPSEPAQSSDVSSTVTEPHTPREKQDEKQDEKQDEKQLPADVPDSRAAADTAPALTSIQDSYIPGGISCNSDSTSTCSLPPPTYSSSSTLPPLQESPFKLSYPPPLRSSPSPARPPAPPAMDPAGPDGAEFFTFVVLHASEDELVAHQVKHLLESMGVSPGATLSEDFFIAGRSHMTCFLEAMENSAFIILLLTKNFPCNLCLYQTDTALMQSILDPSKRDSVIPFLPKANALECSQIPRMLNVLITLKESSPLFPKHVKNTFNPKKISEKKAMWEQLQRRKLQERWQQHQAQQNLAALSLGSPPWVPPAAARPWPPGPSAQAWCPPAPMDPPPAQRGPPPSQAQLPPGHYNFTAGQAGMPPLIIHNARMVQIGNHNVMQVETAPPGPGHSQEQPRNNL; encoded by the coding sequence atgGCACAGAGcgctgagctgcagcccagcttcgAGGACGTGTTCAACATCCTGTCCCAGGCCCCAGCAGAGAAACTGCTGAGCCTCAAACTCAAACTGAAGCACCTGATACCTGGGCCCTGCAGCAAGTTACTGCAAGCCATGGTCCTGCTCACTCTGGGGCAAGAAACGGATGCAAGAATTTGTCTGGATGCCTTGAGGGACAACCGGGCAGCCCAGTACATCCAGCAGATCAAACTGGGCCCTGCAGGAGTGCAGGAAGATGGGGAGGATTTGCAGCCtccccagctggatgcaggggCTGTGGCAATGCTGGCACAGGTGTACACAGTGCTGGCACAGGAACAGCTGTGCAGTCCTGAGGCCAGGGACAAAGCCTGCCACGCCAGCAAGGACACTCAGCGGGGGACACTGGACAACATCCCTGCCAAGGAACGGGACAAGGAGCGCTCTGCAGCCAGCGGGGGCTCAGGGGACAGCTTTGGGACACTGAGATCCCATGAGGATGCAGGATTTCCCCACAcagccagctcccactgcatGCTGAGGAGCTCACCAGTGGAGATCAGAGGCAGCTCAGACCTTTCAGGCCCACGGACCCTGTGCTCTGTGGGGAGCTCCTCCCTGTCCAGCTGTTTGGAGATCAGTGCATCACCAACAGTTGCTTTTCACACCCAGCCCTCCGTCTCCGAGTGTGTCCCCTGGCCCAGCCGTGCTGCACACCCCAATGGGGACACAGAGAGCCACGACCCACAGGAATCCAGCTGGGCcagcacacccagctctgcccccgggcagggcacagctgctcaaGAGCCCCAGCCAGAGAAGGTTCTGCAGGTCAGTCCCTGTCACCCCACCCATCTCCCCATTCCTGAGACACCGCTGCCCTCGGAGCCTGCCCAAAGCAGTGACGTGTCCAGCACAGTGACAGAGCCTCACACACCAAGGGAAAAGCAGGATGAAAAGCAGGATGAAAAGCAGGATGAAAAGCAATTACCTGCTGATGTCCCTGACTCAAGGGCTGCAGCGGATACTGCCCCTGCCCTCACGTCCATACAGGACTCCTACATTCCAGGAGGCATTTCCTGTAACTCTGATTCTACTTCAACctgttcccttcctcctcctacTTATTCCTCCTCCTcaactcttcctcctcttcaggaatcTCCCTTCAAACTATCATATCCCCCTCCCCTGCGTTCATCCCCCTCTCCAGCCAGGCCTCCTGCTCCCCCGGCCATGGATCCAGCAGGGCCAGATGGTGCCGAGTTCTTCACGTTTGTTGTCCTGCACGCCAGTGAAGATGAGCTTGTGGCCCACCAGGTCAAGCACCTGCTGGAGAGCATGGGGGTGTCCCCCGGTGCCACACTCAGTGAGGATTTCTTCATCGCCGGGCGCAGCCACATGACTTGCTTCCTGGAGGCCATGGAAAACTCCGCCTTCATCATCCTCCTGCTGACCAAGAACTTTCCCTGCAACCTGTGCCTGTACCAGACAGACACTGCTCTGATGCAGTCCATCCTGGACCCCTCCAAGCGAGACTCAGTCATCCCATTTCTACCCAAGGCAAACGCCCTGGAGTGCAGCCAGATCCCCAGGATGCTCAATGTGCTCATCACCCTGAAAGAGagctctcctctcttccccaaGCATGTGAAGAACACCTTTAACCCCAAGAAGATCAGCGAGAAGAAAGCcatgtgggagcagctgcagagaaggaAGCTCCAGGAACGCTGGCAACAGCACCAAGCCCAGCAGAACCTGGCTGCCCTGAGCCTGGGCTCCCCTCCCTGggtgcctccagcagcagcacggccgtgGCCACCAGGGCCATCAGCCCAagcctggtgtccccctgcccCCATGGACCCCCCTCCTGCTCAGAGGGGGCCTCCCCCCTCCCAAgcacagctgcccccaggcCACTACAACTTCACAGCGGGCCAGGCAGGGATGCCACCCCTCATCATCCACAACGCCCGCATGGTTCAGATCGGGAACCACAACGTGATGCAGGTGGAAACTGCCCCACCTgggccagggcacagccaggagcaaCCCAGGAACAACCTCTGA
- the LOC129131416 gene encoding perilipin-3-like — protein sequence MASGKTPTPDLLKAEEQQTVSAVNRVTSLPLLNSAFNLVSSAYNQTKESHPCLSGVCSVAETVAAVAVGSVVGGAQPILSQLEPQIALVNEYACKGLDQLEENLPFLQQPADKVISDTKQLVATKVTSAMDAACEAKEAVADKVTEAGAKDLVANKVTEAVDLTKGAVQDSVEKTKSVVTSTVSTALDAAVSQAVAGGVESVLGMSEDLVDHYLPMTEEELGKLATTVQGFGVASVEEQKRQRSYFVRLGSLSGRVRHRAYQHSLAKLQGFRHHTQDPLSRLQLAIKLIESVKQEVGQKLLEGQQKLHQLWVDWSLTQPKGNQVRTACQAEVEPRTLAMLRILTQQLQPAYHRLKLSIHGLPSSIQDAVSRAARHIHKLHSSFSRAGSFQDLSRTTLARSRDRVAEARRSLDVLFEYVTHNTPLNWIVGPFRAMAKVAQDSRRHKKEEMRSDRKLPKLEKAPLSQEVKKAPEEPKGTNRLSEKWYEVLEKLEEKAGKDTEVALAAKEIKTSAAKEDL from the exons ATGGCCTCAGGAAAGACCCCAACCCCAGACCTGCTgaaggctgaggagcagcagactGTG AGCGCTGTCAATCGAGTCACCAGCCTGCCCTTGCTCAATTCTGCCTTCAACCTGGTCTCCTCTGCCTACAACCAGACCAAGGAGTCCCACCCCTGCCTCAGTGGTGTGTGCAGCGTGGCCGAGACCGTGGCTGCCGTGGCTGTGGGCAGCGTGGTCGGAGGGGCACAGCCCATCCTGAGCCAGCTCGAGCCACAGA TTGCTCTTGTGAATGAATATGCCTGTAAAGGTCTGGATCAGCTGGAGGAGAACttgcccttcctgcagcagccagcagacaag GTGATCTCAGACACCAAGCAGCTGGTGGCCACCAAAGTGACATCTGCTATGGATGCTGCCTGCGAGGCCAAGGAAGCAGTGGCTGACAAAGTCACTGAAGCT ggggCCAAGGACCTGGTGGCCAACAAGGTGACCGAGGCAGTGGACCTGACCAAAGGGGCTGTTCAAGACAGCGTTGAGAAGACCAAATCTGTGGTCACCTCTACGGTCAGTACAGCTCTGGATGCT GCAGTGAGCCaggcagtggctggaggtgtgGAATCTGTCCTGGGAATGTCAGAAGATCTGGTGGATCATTACCTCCCAATGACCGAGGAAGAGCTAG GTAAACTGGCCACCACGGTGCAGGGCTTTGGCGTGGCCTCGGTGGAGGAGCAGAAGAGGCAGAGGAGTTACTTTGTGCGCCTGGGCTCGCTGTCGGGCCGGGTGCGGCACCGAGCCTACCAGCACTCCCTGGCCAAGCTGCAGGGCTTCAGGCACCACACCCAGGACCCCCTGTCACGGCTGCAGCTGGCAATAAAACTG ATTGAATCTGTGAAACAGGAGGTCGGCcagaagctgctggaggggcaGCAGAAGCTCCATCAGCTGTGGGTGGACTGGAGCCTGACGCAGCCCAAAGGAAACCAAGTCAGAACGGCGTGCCAGGCAGAG GTGGAGCCGCGCACTCTGGCCATGCTGAGGAtcctcacccagcagctgcagcccgcCTACCACCGCCTCAAGCTCAGCATCCACGGCCTCCCCAGCAGCATCCAGGACGCGGTGTCTCGGGCCGCTCGACACATCCACAAGCTCcacagctctttctccagggcCGGGTCCTTCCAGGACCTCTCCAGAACCACCCTGGCCCGCAGCCGGGACCGCGTGGCAGAGGCCCGCAGGTCCCTGGATGTCCTCTTTGAGTATGTCACTCACAACACCCCTCTGAACTGGATTGTGGGGCCCTTCAGGGCCATGGCCAAGGTGGCACAGGACAGCAGGAGGCACAagaaggaagagatgaggaGTGATAGAAAATTACCCAAGTTGGAAAAGGCTCCGCTATCACAGGAGGTGAAAAAGGCACCTGAAGAGCCAAAGGGAACCAACAGGCTCTCAGAAAAATGGTATGAAGTGCTAGAGAAGCTGGAGGAGAAGGCAGGGAAGGACACAGAGGTGGCCCTGGCTGCAAAGGAGATAAAAACCAGTGCAGCAAAGGAAGATCTCTGA